A window of Candidatus Saccharibacteria bacterium contains these coding sequences:
- a CDS encoding S41 family peptidase, protein MTRTQRHPDGPPPSPTQSGSTTNPAPIQTPLKKQTTITLPTLIFVSILVAVAGFVLGSRNPQLLASLNPSNSRQNTTLPSELEFGELNEVYGQLKNRYDGKLDANKLLEGAKKGMTEATGDPYTVYFTDEEAKEFLSDLEGKFSGIGAELGKKDEQLTIISTIDNAPAQKAGLLAGDIIAKVNGDDSISWSVEKAVSNIRGVKGTSVKLTIVRGSDVKEFTITRDDIVDPSLKSEIVGDNIGYMRLSRFSESDTVALAEKTAREFKDKNVRGIILDLRGNGGGYVEAARGLAGLWLDGKVVVEERQGSRVIEKVTTDGGRAILAGIPTVVLVDGGSASASEIIAGAFNDYGVAKLVGEKTYGKGSVQDIKNVPGGGQLKVTIAKWYTPKGKNINGEGIEPAEKVSADANTPAGSDPQKDRALQLLQQ, encoded by the coding sequence ATGACGAGAACTCAAAGACATCCAGACGGCCCCCCACCGTCGCCTACCCAATCCGGTAGCACTACCAACCCAGCGCCCATCCAGACGCCACTAAAAAAGCAGACCACCATCACGCTGCCGACCCTGATTTTCGTATCGATCCTGGTCGCCGTCGCCGGTTTCGTGCTGGGTTCGCGCAACCCGCAGCTTCTGGCCAGCCTCAACCCCAGCAACAGCCGGCAGAACACCACCTTGCCTTCAGAGCTGGAATTCGGCGAGCTGAATGAGGTGTACGGCCAGCTCAAGAACCGCTACGACGGCAAGCTCGACGCCAACAAACTGCTTGAGGGCGCCAAGAAGGGCATGACCGAAGCCACCGGTGACCCGTATACCGTCTACTTCACCGACGAGGAAGCCAAGGAATTCCTGAGTGACCTGGAAGGCAAGTTCAGCGGCATCGGTGCCGAGCTGGGCAAGAAGGACGAGCAGCTCACCATCATCTCGACCATCGATAACGCCCCGGCCCAAAAAGCAGGCCTGCTGGCTGGTGATATCATCGCCAAGGTCAACGGCGACGACTCTATCTCCTGGTCCGTCGAGAAAGCTGTTTCCAATATCCGCGGCGTAAAGGGCACCAGCGTCAAGCTGACCATCGTCCGCGGCAGCGATGTCAAAGAATTTACCATCACCCGCGACGACATTGTCGACCCGAGCCTCAAGAGCGAAATCGTCGGCGATAACATCGGTTACATGCGCCTCTCGCGCTTCAGCGAGTCCGACACCGTCGCCCTGGCCGAAAAGACCGCCCGCGAATTCAAGGACAAGAATGTCCGCGGCATCATCCTCGACCTGCGCGGCAACGGCGGCGGGTATGTCGAAGCGGCCCGCGGCCTGGCCGGCCTCTGGCTCGACGGCAAGGTGGTGGTTGAAGAGCGGCAGGGCAGCCGTGTCATAGAGAAAGTTACCACCGATGGCGGCCGCGCCATCCTGGCCGGCATCCCGACGGTCGTACTGGTCGACGGCGGCAGCGCCAGTGCCAGCGAGATCATCGCCGGCGCCTTCAATGACTACGGTGTCGCCAAGCTCGTCGGCGAGAAGACCTACGGTAAGGGCTCCGTCCAGGACATCAAGAATGTGCCTGGCGGCGGCCAGCTGAAGGTGACGATCGCCAAGTGGTACACACCCAAGGGCAAGAACATCAACGGCGAAGGTATCGAGCCGGCCGAAAAAGTCAGCGCCGACGCCAATACGCCAGCCGGCAGCGACCCGCAGAAGGATCGCGCCCTGCAGCTTCTGCAGCAGTAG
- a CDS encoding response regulator, translating into MNPSGTPTSAHKILLVEDDDVLANVYLSRLTLEGFEVKHVPNGEEALAAAIEYHPSLIVLDAMMPKITGFDVLDILRNTPETANVRVIMLTALSQAKDKERAEKLGVDEYLVKSQVVIGDVVARIKHHLGIAQQ; encoded by the coding sequence ATGAATCCATCTGGCACTCCTACATCCGCACACAAGATATTACTGGTAGAGGACGACGATGTCCTGGCAAACGTATACCTGTCACGCCTGACGCTTGAAGGCTTCGAGGTCAAACACGTCCCCAACGGCGAAGAAGCCCTGGCGGCCGCTATCGAATATCACCCCAGCCTGATCGTCCTGGACGCCATGATGCCCAAAATTACCGGTTTTGACGTATTGGATATCCTGCGCAACACGCCGGAGACCGCTAACGTCCGTGTCATCATGCTGACCGCCCTCAGCCAGGCCAAGGACAAGGAGCGCGCCGAGAAGCTTGGCGTTGATGAATATCTGGTGAAGTCCCAGGTAGTGATTGGTGATGTGGTGGCGCGGATTAAGCACCACCTCGGTATTGCCCAGCAGTAG
- a CDS encoding CHAP domain-containing protein, whose product MKRRNNPSQHVQKFGLAAMAMLIACAPLPVNAIDFQAEINQLQGEINQLDGPLQETIARASSLQEAIDRLNAQIADLQGRIVANQQKRDELNRNIEQAQADIIKRTEILGQNLKSMYVDSDVTDLEKVASSKSISEFIDKEEYRNKMRDRVQQAMKQIRELKAQLEEQKKKVEQLIKDDETLRGQIANQQAAQAQLLSQTRGQEAEYQKQIADKREQITGLQAAQVAANRALSGGANVVAGDPGKGGYPSYLAAAPKDALVDPWGMYNRECVSYTAWKVHQKTGRMPYWGGRGNANEWPSSARADGIPTGSTPRAGSVAISMAGYYGHAMWVERVLPNGMIHVSQFNYDWQGHYSEMVISSSGLTYIYF is encoded by the coding sequence TTGAAACGTCGCAATAATCCGTCACAGCATGTACAAAAGTTTGGCCTGGCTGCCATGGCCATGCTTATTGCTTGTGCGCCGTTGCCGGTGAATGCCATTGATTTCCAGGCCGAAATCAACCAGCTGCAAGGCGAGATCAACCAGCTGGACGGGCCGCTGCAGGAGACCATTGCCCGCGCCAGCAGCCTCCAGGAAGCCATCGACCGCCTGAATGCCCAGATCGCCGACCTGCAGGGGCGCATCGTCGCCAACCAGCAGAAGCGTGATGAGCTGAACCGCAATATCGAGCAGGCCCAGGCCGACATTATCAAGCGCACCGAAATTCTGGGCCAGAACCTCAAGTCGATGTACGTCGACAGCGACGTCACCGACCTCGAGAAGGTCGCTTCCAGCAAGAGCATTTCCGAATTCATCGATAAAGAAGAATACCGCAATAAGATGCGTGACCGCGTCCAGCAGGCCATGAAGCAAATCCGCGAACTGAAGGCCCAGCTTGAAGAGCAGAAAAAGAAGGTCGAGCAACTTATCAAGGACGACGAGACGCTGCGCGGCCAGATTGCCAACCAGCAGGCCGCTCAGGCCCAGCTGCTCAGCCAAACCCGTGGCCAGGAGGCTGAGTATCAGAAGCAGATTGCCGATAAGCGTGAACAGATCACCGGTCTGCAGGCTGCCCAGGTGGCCGCCAACCGCGCCCTGAGCGGAGGCGCCAATGTCGTAGCTGGCGACCCAGGTAAAGGCGGCTATCCGTCCTATCTGGCGGCTGCACCCAAAGATGCTTTAGTTGACCCGTGGGGCATGTACAACCGCGAATGCGTCAGCTATACCGCCTGGAAGGTCCATCAGAAGACCGGCCGCATGCCCTACTGGGGTGGACGGGGTAATGCTAACGAATGGCCGTCCAGCGCCCGCGCCGATGGCATCCCGACTGGCTCTACGCCTCGCGCTGGCTCCGTCGCTATTTCTATGGCCGGTTACTATGGCCACGCCATGTGGGTAGAGCGGGTGTTGCCGAATGGTATGATCCACGTCAGCCAGTTCAACTATGACTGGCAGGGTCATTACTCCGAAATGGTCATCAGCAGCAGTGGCCTGACGTACATTTACTTCTAG
- a CDS encoding nucleotidyltransferase domain-containing protein → MSTAHAGAEYERRPETKSTPETRERSARYLDAAADAFEAMRREMPEVIGLTAFGSTVRGEAGPESDADVYLYVETSDTAPYQTVKPGMEAVQRRDSGSLEGTYEFNPAIAMNYKWKFYTDLKERGIPKSDIVLAPINDEIITSQVDEMLDYAAAFDMEDLKTADKKCPRNVRGLFHAPVQDEGLKGYRDKVLARLVDSEHGEKVWMMISHFVEGFERRKTDATSSRPDHRTMPRTLGEAIEHYNGTDGIREKAA, encoded by the coding sequence ATGAGTACCGCTCATGCCGGCGCCGAGTATGAGCGCCGGCCCGAAACAAAAAGCACCCCTGAAACACGCGAACGCTCGGCCCGCTATCTGGATGCCGCTGCTGATGCGTTTGAAGCCATGCGCAGAGAAATGCCCGAAGTTATCGGGCTGACGGCGTTTGGTTCGACGGTACGCGGCGAGGCAGGCCCGGAAAGTGACGCCGATGTGTATTTGTACGTCGAGACATCAGATACCGCACCGTACCAGACTGTCAAACCGGGCATGGAGGCAGTGCAAAGGCGTGACAGCGGCAGCCTGGAGGGCACGTATGAGTTCAATCCTGCCATTGCCATGAATTATAAGTGGAAGTTCTACACCGACCTGAAAGAGCGGGGCATACCGAAATCCGATATCGTCCTGGCACCGATCAACGACGAAATCATAACCTCTCAGGTTGATGAGATGCTGGACTATGCCGCCGCGTTCGACATGGAAGACCTGAAGACGGCCGACAAGAAGTGCCCGCGCAATGTCCGCGGCCTGTTCCACGCGCCAGTGCAGGACGAGGGACTGAAAGGGTATCGCGACAAGGTGCTGGCCCGCCTTGTCGATTCCGAGCACGGCGAAAAAGTCTGGATGATGATCAGCCACTTCGTTGAAGGCTTTGAGCGCCGCAAAACTGATGCAACCAGCTCGCGGCCGGACCACCGCACCATGCCCCGGACGCTTGGCGAAGCGATCGAGCACTATAATGGTACGGATGGGATACGCGAAAAAGCCGCCTAG
- a CDS encoding 50S ribosomal protein L27 — protein sequence MSHVKAGGSAKNVRDSPGQRLGVKRFGGQKVSTGEVLVRQVGQTKTAGPGTFVSRNYTIHAAKDGIVGFKKVKVRRFSGKTETRTQVVVE from the coding sequence ATGTCACATGTCAAAGCGGGTGGTTCCGCCAAAAACGTCCGTGATTCACCCGGCCAGCGCCTCGGCGTCAAGCGTTTCGGTGGTCAAAAAGTCAGTACCGGTGAAGTCCTGGTCCGCCAGGTAGGCCAAACCAAGACCGCTGGTCCTGGCACCTTCGTAAGCCGCAACTACACCATCCACGCCGCAAAAGATGGCATCGTCGGCTTCAAAAAAGTCAAAGTCCGCCGCTTCAGTGGCAAGACTGAGACGCGTACGCAGGTCGTGGTCGAGTAG
- a CDS encoding CHAP domain-containing protein: MPPQDTNTSKTDRSARQGRVAHILASRDAHGRSRLVKFLLIALMALTPIAPVLALDYNTQVESVESEIKSYEQAQVRLGEYANSLQTALIDSNAQLAAVQSQIALNEAQFDALTSELEFREADVAAKSRQVGSVLRANYVDGDVTPLELLASSQNLSAYVDRFEYRDRLRSQLQRDLTRLTRAQKQVEAQRDEVARLLRDGKAMRTTLEVKRKEQEDLLIQTRGQQEMYTQLIAERNRNIAEMRAQQLSANQATFSGGKLIEGDPAKGGYPAHWADAPQDSLVDDWGMYNRECVSYTAWKVHQSGKRMPYWGGRGNANQWPTSARDDGISTGTEPRKGVVAIAMIGPYGHAMYVEEVLDGGKIRISEFNYFVNGTYTERIISPGNLTFIYF, from the coding sequence ATGCCTCCCCAGGACACAAACACCAGCAAGACAGATCGGTCAGCCCGCCAGGGCAGGGTGGCTCATATCCTTGCCAGCCGCGATGCCCATGGCCGTTCCCGCCTGGTCAAATTCCTCCTCATCGCCCTGATGGCACTGACGCCGATCGCCCCGGTACTGGCGCTTGATTACAACACGCAGGTAGAATCCGTGGAAAGCGAGATAAAAAGCTACGAGCAGGCCCAGGTCCGCCTTGGCGAGTACGCCAACTCACTGCAGACAGCCCTCATCGATAGCAATGCCCAGCTTGCCGCCGTCCAGTCACAGATCGCCCTTAATGAGGCTCAGTTCGACGCTCTGACCAGCGAGCTCGAGTTCCGCGAGGCCGATGTGGCCGCCAAGAGCCGCCAGGTGGGCAGTGTGCTGCGCGCCAACTATGTCGACGGGGATGTGACACCGTTGGAGCTCCTGGCCTCCAGTCAGAACCTGAGCGCTTATGTTGACCGCTTTGAGTACCGCGACCGGCTACGCAGCCAGCTGCAGCGCGACCTGACCCGTCTGACCCGCGCCCAGAAGCAGGTAGAGGCCCAACGGGACGAGGTGGCCCGGTTGCTGCGTGACGGCAAGGCCATGCGCACCACGCTTGAGGTCAAGCGCAAGGAGCAGGAGGACCTGCTCATCCAGACCCGCGGCCAGCAGGAGATGTACACCCAGCTTATCGCCGAGCGCAACCGCAATATCGCCGAGATGCGCGCCCAACAGCTCAGCGCCAACCAAGCCACTTTTAGTGGCGGCAAACTGATCGAGGGTGATCCGGCCAAGGGTGGTTATCCGGCGCATTGGGCCGATGCTCCGCAGGACAGTCTGGTGGACGATTGGGGCATGTATAACCGCGAATGCGTCAGTTATACCGCTTGGAAGGTCCATCAATCAGGCAAGCGCATGCCGTACTGGGGCGGGCGGGGAAATGCCAACCAGTGGCCGACCAGTGCCCGTGATGACGGTATCTCTACAGGCACTGAGCCGCGGAAGGGAGTGGTGGCGATCGCGATGATTGGGCCGTATGGGCATGCTATGTATGTTGAAGAAGTGCTGGATGGGGGTAAAATCCGTATTTCGGAGTTCAATTACTTCGTCAATGGCACCTACACTGAACGCATCATTTCGCCCGGCAATCTTACGTTCATCTATTTTTAG